Proteins encoded by one window of Cystobacter ferrugineus:
- a CDS encoding SDR family oxidoreductase — MSIPRKSPVTHVGRMNDFDFAGKTVVVTGGSMGIGETFARELDARGAKLVLVARSKEKLEALAARLEHAQVIVEDLTKPGAARRVFDEVTRRGLDVDVLINNAGFGAHGPFADIPLETQRGQIDLNIGALVELTYVFLPMLERRRGGIIQVASMAAYQPTPYMAVYGATKAFVLSFTEALWAEYKDRGVRVMALSPGATDTPFFERAGEGAAGGARKARPEGVVRLGLDEFPKNRPSVIHGLGNFLATFASRFFPRALVVKLMARISAPKPQALQATTR, encoded by the coding sequence ATGTCCATTCCCAGAAAATCCCCCGTCACGCATGTTGGGCGCATGAACGACTTCGATTTCGCGGGAAAGACGGTGGTGGTGACGGGTGGCTCCATGGGTATCGGAGAGACCTTCGCGCGGGAGCTCGATGCCCGCGGCGCGAAGCTCGTGCTCGTCGCGCGCAGCAAGGAGAAGCTCGAGGCGCTCGCCGCACGGCTCGAGCACGCACAGGTCATCGTGGAGGATCTCACGAAGCCGGGCGCCGCGCGGCGCGTGTTCGATGAAGTGACGCGGCGAGGGCTCGACGTCGACGTGTTGATCAACAACGCGGGTTTCGGGGCGCACGGGCCGTTCGCGGACATTCCCCTCGAGACGCAGCGCGGCCAGATCGATCTCAACATCGGAGCGCTCGTCGAGCTCACGTACGTGTTCCTCCCGATGCTCGAGCGGCGGCGCGGCGGCATCATCCAGGTGGCCTCAATGGCCGCGTACCAGCCAACGCCGTACATGGCGGTCTACGGGGCGACCAAGGCCTTCGTGCTCTCGTTCACTGAAGCGCTGTGGGCCGAATACAAGGACCGCGGCGTGCGGGTGATGGCCCTCTCCCCCGGCGCGACGGACACGCCGTTCTTCGAACGCGCGGGCGAGGGCGCGGCCGGAGGCGCCCGGAAAGCGCGCCCCGAAGGAGTCGTGCGGCTCGGGCTCGACGAGTTCCCGAAGAACCGGCCGTCGGTGATCCACGGCCTCGGGAACTTCCTGGCCACGTTCGCGTCACGGTTCTTCCCGCGGGCCCTCGTCGTGAAGCTGATGGCACGGATCTCGGCGCCGAAGCCGCAGGCGTTGCAAGCCACCACGCGCTGA
- a CDS encoding spherulation-specific family 4 protein has protein sequence MNRDTRVAPSFFLLGLLLTSGCLVQNIDEEGRACDAEHPCSAGRSCVDGVCLAHVTPASDGGDGGPSEQGDGGSTDGGGGSCLDACVDWLCGTSNACGAVCQPENGCVEGSLVDGFDSGDTGWVIFKDDVTRFEMTTVSSPALSGQALWLDYDINQAGGFGGIERLFGEGQDWRQATGLGIWVYGAATGHPFRLEIYDTHWVRFEFIVAEDWTGWKHVYAPFSAFARSVFQPVPDAGSAPLALEAVKGLSISPGYLSGAQGAVVVDQLALLRRPEAGAIVPLYIYPSPGAWAPLIEGKASHPTVPVLAIINPDTGPGVAIKPEYATSISELADAGITVLGYVHASYSQRDASVVREEISRYRSFYPEARGIFIDEMANTEGQEGYYRALSDHARDVGFSLTVGNPGARTPVSFRGTVDVLTISEGPGLTEAGLIHESAAGFDRGSLSVLRYGLPSASPAYVNQVRRDVRYIYLTHDAQNPWTSLPSYLNSLLDSLR, from the coding sequence ATGAACCGCGACACGAGAGTCGCTCCTTCATTTTTTCTGCTCGGCCTGCTCCTCACGTCCGGCTGCCTGGTGCAGAACATCGATGAGGAGGGCCGCGCTTGCGATGCGGAGCACCCGTGCAGCGCGGGACGCTCCTGCGTCGACGGTGTCTGCCTGGCCCATGTCACGCCCGCCTCGGATGGGGGTGATGGCGGTCCCTCGGAACAGGGCGATGGCGGCTCCACGGATGGGGGCGGTGGAAGCTGCCTGGACGCGTGCGTGGACTGGCTCTGTGGCACCTCCAACGCGTGCGGAGCCGTCTGCCAGCCCGAGAACGGGTGTGTCGAGGGGAGCCTGGTGGATGGCTTCGACTCGGGGGACACGGGCTGGGTCATCTTCAAGGATGATGTGACCCGCTTCGAGATGACGACCGTCTCCAGCCCGGCCCTGAGCGGGCAGGCACTGTGGCTGGACTACGACATCAACCAGGCGGGCGGCTTCGGCGGAATCGAGCGGCTCTTCGGGGAGGGCCAGGACTGGCGGCAGGCCACCGGCCTCGGCATCTGGGTGTACGGGGCCGCCACCGGCCATCCCTTCCGGTTGGAGATCTACGACACCCATTGGGTGCGCTTCGAGTTCATCGTCGCGGAGGATTGGACGGGCTGGAAGCACGTGTATGCCCCGTTCAGCGCCTTCGCCCGCTCGGTCTTCCAGCCCGTTCCGGACGCGGGCAGCGCCCCGCTGGCGCTCGAGGCGGTCAAGGGCCTGAGCATCTCCCCCGGGTACTTGTCTGGCGCCCAAGGGGCCGTGGTGGTGGACCAGCTCGCGCTCCTGCGGCGGCCCGAGGCGGGTGCCATCGTTCCGCTCTACATCTATCCCTCCCCCGGGGCGTGGGCGCCGCTCATCGAGGGCAAGGCCTCGCATCCGACGGTGCCGGTGCTGGCCATCATCAATCCCGACACCGGCCCGGGAGTGGCCATCAAACCGGAGTACGCCACCTCCATCAGCGAACTGGCGGACGCCGGCATCACGGTGCTCGGCTACGTGCATGCCTCGTACAGCCAGCGCGACGCGAGCGTGGTGCGCGAGGAGATCAGCCGCTATCGCTCCTTCTACCCGGAGGCGCGGGGCATCTTCATCGACGAGATGGCCAACACCGAGGGGCAGGAGGGCTACTACCGCGCGCTCAGCGACCATGCGCGGGACGTGGGCTTCTCGCTCACCGTGGGCAATCCGGGCGCTCGCACGCCCGTGAGCTTCCGCGGAACGGTGGATGTGCTCACCATCTCCGAGGGGCCTGGACTGACGGAGGCCGGCCTCATCCATGAGTCGGCGGCTGGCTTCGACCGGGGCTCCCTGAGCGTGCTCCGCTATGGCCTTCCCTCCGCCAGCCCGGCCTACGTCAACCAGGTCCGCCGCGACGTGCGCTACATCTACCTCACGCATGATGCGCAGAACCCCTGGACCTCCTTGCCTTCGTACCTGAACAGCTTGCTCGACTCATTGCGTTGA
- a CDS encoding cytochrome P450 has translation MPRDSRPDSTLALLSEGYRFIGNGCARHRSDVFETRLLFRSTLCMSGAEAARMFYDSEHFQRRGAVPLRLRKTLFGMGGVQELDGEAHRSRKAMFMSLMSSDGIRRLCEQAEKHWRASIREWARKGRLVLLDEVQQLLCRVVCEWTGVPLPEAEVVQRTRELTALLDGAGGVGPRHWRARLMRMRSEVWLGRLVTRVRAGRHAAAEGSALRTVAEYRGPDGKRLGPRLAAVELLNVLRPIVAVARFVVFEALALHEHPESRARLLEEDDDEAYEHFVQEVRRSYPFMPFVVARVRRDFTWKGYHFPRGRRVLLDLYGTNHDARLWERPHEFRPERFRTWDGSPFSFIPQGGGDHHTGHRCAGEWSTIALMKVAARMLTRGMRYDVPPQDLRVSLSRIPAEPASRFVIANVRAVEEMMERAGDSRAPMP, from the coding sequence GTGCCGCGAGATTCGAGGCCGGACAGCACGCTCGCGCTGTTGTCGGAAGGCTACCGTTTCATCGGTAACGGCTGTGCCCGGCATCGCTCCGATGTCTTCGAAACGCGCCTCCTCTTCCGGTCCACCCTCTGCATGAGCGGGGCGGAGGCCGCCCGGATGTTCTACGACTCGGAGCACTTCCAGCGGCGCGGCGCCGTCCCGCTTCGTCTCCGCAAGACGCTCTTCGGCATGGGGGGCGTGCAGGAACTGGATGGCGAGGCCCACCGCTCGCGGAAGGCGATGTTCATGTCGCTCATGTCGTCGGACGGTATCCGGCGCCTCTGCGAGCAGGCGGAGAAGCACTGGAGGGCTTCCATCCGCGAGTGGGCGCGCAAGGGGCGGCTCGTGCTCCTCGACGAGGTTCAGCAGCTCCTCTGCCGTGTGGTCTGCGAGTGGACCGGGGTGCCGCTGCCCGAGGCCGAGGTGGTCCAGAGGACGCGCGAGCTCACGGCATTGCTTGATGGCGCGGGGGGCGTCGGGCCGAGGCACTGGCGCGCGCGCCTCATGCGGATGCGGTCCGAAGTCTGGCTGGGAAGGCTGGTCACCCGGGTCCGTGCGGGCAGGCATGCCGCTGCCGAGGGGAGTGCCCTCCGGACGGTGGCGGAGTACCGGGGACCGGATGGGAAGAGGCTGGGCCCACGCCTGGCGGCGGTCGAACTGCTGAATGTGCTGCGCCCGATAGTCGCCGTCGCGCGGTTCGTGGTGTTCGAGGCCCTCGCGCTTCACGAGCACCCCGAGAGCCGCGCGCGGCTCCTGGAGGAGGACGACGACGAGGCGTATGAGCACTTCGTCCAGGAGGTCAGGCGCTCCTATCCCTTCATGCCGTTCGTGGTGGCCCGCGTCCGGCGGGACTTCACGTGGAAGGGCTACCATTTCCCTCGGGGCCGGCGCGTGCTGCTGGACCTGTACGGCACGAACCATGACGCCAGGCTGTGGGAGCGTCCTCACGAGTTCCGGCCGGAGCGGTTCCGGACCTGGGACGGGAGCCCCTTTTCGTTCATTCCGCAGGGCGGGGGTGATCATCACACCGGGCACCGCTGCGCTGGCGAGTGGAGCACCATCGCGCTCATGAAGGTCGCCGCGCGCATGCTCACGCGCGGCATGCGCTACGACGTACCGCCGCAGGATCTCCGGGTGAGTCTCTCCAGAATTCCCGCGGAGCCGGCCAGCCGGTTCGTCATCGCGAACGTCAGGGCTGTCGAGGAAATGATGGAGCGCGCCGGCGACAGCCGTGCGCCCATGCCCTGA
- a CDS encoding serine/threonine protein kinase, translating to MTQVQLPQLGKYRLLEVIAKGGMGEVYKAQQEGPAGFSKTVVVKRVLPHLADAENFIEMFLEEARLAARLSHPNVVQIFELGEERGEYFIAMEYIPGPSLHRVRKRLRELGHPFPVDIAAYVVAQALQGLHYAHELRDEAGRPLGIVHRDISPDNILVTMDGVVKVVDFGIAKATDSASKTQSGMLKGKLSYISPEQVSGWPASVHSDIYAAGVVLYQLFTNTLPFSAPSNAALLQKIATAEPEAPERRELDVPPVLSNIVMKALRKEPHERFATAQEMSRALFDALESCQRRLFPEDLSAFLKQLFEQEGSPRRFFAQPTPRGTRLPAPPAVVEDEATAPLAGSVLSNPPTVTTEPARPRNRAIAWAVGGALISVAVGVVALRPWERGTPPAPAPVAPSSVAPAPAPENVQVQKPATPEPPVAAVSPIAAEPSPEKAAVPPPREAAPPPDAPTPEPTTPSPAPSPQEPSRVAVMGRVQVRVNPWAEVFYEGRRLGITPMPAIRLPAGRRTLTLKNKELGVSRDYRVSVPANGEVTLKADLLE from the coding sequence ATGACCCAGGTTCAGCTACCCCAATTGGGGAAATACCGGTTGCTCGAAGTCATCGCCAAGGGCGGGATGGGCGAGGTGTACAAGGCCCAGCAGGAGGGGCCGGCGGGGTTCTCCAAGACCGTGGTGGTCAAGCGCGTCCTGCCGCATCTGGCGGACGCGGAGAACTTCATCGAGATGTTCCTCGAGGAGGCCCGCCTGGCGGCGCGGCTGTCCCATCCCAACGTGGTGCAGATCTTCGAGCTGGGAGAGGAGCGGGGCGAGTACTTCATCGCCATGGAGTACATCCCGGGGCCTTCGCTCCACCGCGTGCGCAAGCGCCTGCGGGAGCTGGGGCATCCCTTCCCCGTCGACATCGCCGCGTACGTCGTCGCGCAGGCGCTCCAGGGACTGCACTACGCGCACGAGCTGCGGGATGAGGCCGGCAGGCCCCTGGGAATCGTCCACCGCGACATCAGCCCCGACAACATCCTGGTGACGATGGATGGCGTGGTGAAGGTCGTGGACTTCGGCATCGCCAAGGCGACGGATTCCGCGTCCAAGACCCAGTCGGGCATGCTGAAGGGAAAGTTGTCATACATCTCGCCCGAGCAGGTGAGTGGCTGGCCCGCCTCCGTGCACTCGGACATCTACGCCGCCGGGGTGGTGCTCTACCAACTGTTCACCAACACGCTGCCCTTCAGCGCGCCCTCGAACGCGGCGCTGCTCCAGAAGATCGCCACGGCGGAGCCCGAAGCGCCGGAGCGGCGTGAGCTGGATGTGCCTCCCGTGCTCAGCAATATCGTCATGAAGGCGCTGCGCAAGGAGCCGCACGAGCGCTTCGCCACCGCACAGGAGATGTCCCGGGCGCTCTTCGATGCCCTGGAGTCCTGTCAGCGGAGGCTCTTCCCGGAGGACCTCAGCGCGTTCCTCAAGCAACTCTTCGAGCAGGAGGGCTCGCCGCGGCGCTTCTTCGCGCAGCCCACTCCGCGCGGCACGCGGCTCCCCGCCCCCCCCGCGGTCGTGGAGGACGAGGCGACGGCTCCCCTGGCGGGCTCCGTGCTCTCGAATCCGCCGACGGTGACGACGGAACCCGCCCGCCCGCGCAATCGCGCGATCGCGTGGGCGGTGGGAGGAGCCCTCATCTCCGTGGCCGTGGGCGTGGTCGCGCTGCGACCGTGGGAGCGGGGCACGCCTCCTGCTCCCGCTCCGGTGGCTCCCTCCTCCGTGGCGCCGGCCCCAGCCCCCGAGAACGTCCAGGTCCAGAAGCCAGCCACCCCGGAGCCGCCGGTGGCAGCGGTGTCTCCGATCGCGGCGGAGCCATCACCGGAGAAGGCAGCGGTGCCACCACCGCGGGAGGCGGCACCACCACCGGACGCGCCCACGCCCGAGCCCACCACCCCATCCCCGGCGCCGTCGCCCCAGGAGCCCTCCCGGGTGGCCGTCATGGGACGGGTGCAGGTCCGGGTCAATCCCTGGGCGGAGGTCTTCTACGAGGGCCGCAGACTGGGCATCACCCCCATGCCCGCCATCCGGCTCCCCGCGGGGAGACGGACCCTCACCTTGAAGAACAAGGAGCTCGGGGTGTCACGCGACTACCGCGTCTCCGTTCCGGCCAACGGCGAAGTCACGTTGAAGGCGGACCTGCTGGAGTAG
- a CDS encoding four-helix bundle copper-binding protein has product MAQVETQRSSVQPFLPQGGIQLSEEMKGCISNCMSCAAVCLQTVTYCLQQGGKHAASDHIRLLQDCVQICKTSADFMLRGSPLHTRTCGVCAEVCERCAAECERMGEDAIMKACAEACRRCTESCRKMSARA; this is encoded by the coding sequence ATGGCTCAAGTGGAGACGCAGAGATCCTCGGTTCAGCCCTTCCTGCCGCAAGGCGGCATTCAGCTCTCCGAGGAGATGAAGGGTTGTATCAGCAATTGCATGTCGTGCGCGGCCGTGTGCCTGCAGACGGTGACGTACTGCCTCCAGCAGGGCGGCAAGCACGCGGCGTCCGATCACATCCGGCTCCTCCAGGATTGTGTGCAGATCTGCAAGACGAGCGCGGACTTCATGTTGCGTGGCTCCCCCCTGCACACCCGCACCTGTGGTGTCTGTGCCGAGGTCTGTGAGCGGTGCGCGGCCGAGTGCGAGAGGATGGGCGAGGACGCGATCATGAAGGCCTGCGCCGAGGCGTGCCGCCGCTGCACGGAGTCCTGCCGCAAGATGAGCGCGAGGGCGTAG
- a CDS encoding YciI family protein yields MAYMLLIMEEGGRKRSRTAEQGRREMERMVRFVEDLKARGIWKASDSLRSDSEGVRIEVRGGKRTLLDGPFTESKEIVGGFILFDCHTRAEALAIANECPAAEWSTVELREVGVCYEGD; encoded by the coding sequence ATGGCGTACATGCTGTTGATCATGGAGGAAGGCGGGCGGAAACGGAGCCGGACGGCGGAGCAGGGGCGTCGCGAGATGGAGCGGATGGTGCGCTTCGTCGAGGACCTCAAGGCCCGCGGGATATGGAAAGCCAGCGACTCGCTCCGGTCCGATTCGGAAGGGGTGCGGATCGAGGTCCGCGGTGGCAAGCGCACCCTGCTCGATGGGCCGTTCACCGAGTCCAAGGAGATCGTCGGAGGCTTCATCCTCTTCGATTGCCATACCCGGGCGGAGGCGCTCGCGATCGCGAACGAGTGTCCCGCCGCCGAGTGGTCGACGGTGGAGTTGCGTGAGGTCGGCGTCTGCTATGAGGGGGACTGA
- a CDS encoding glycosyl hydrolase family 8 → MPMPSLKHLLPGLALTLSGIAGTAQAQNHPFGSHHQPYHASTLSVSAGTAAADSATADFYWKWKSRYVVAGCQAGDYRIKASTGDGAYVVSEGQGYGMLITVMMAGQDPQAQTIFDGLHRYNLRHPSQNNPDLLAWAQDVNCRDILDHDSATDGDLDIAYALLLAHKQWGSNGSINYAAEATRVLNAIAQSNINPTTRLVNLGDWASLLEEDAPDYYYATRSSDWMLGHFRGFIGHASTDWSQVLSAHQTLIEKMQTTYASSTGLVPDFIINTQTTPRPAPAEFLEAPYDGSYSWNACRVPWRLGIDAAISGDTRSRNSASLISRWIRGKTGGRPNNIRAGYYLNGTAIESYNDMVFLAPFAVAATVDSGGQAWLDSLWNQIVSTAPTEDYYGDTIKLLVMLSVSRNWMTP, encoded by the coding sequence ATGCCCATGCCTTCGCTGAAACACCTTCTGCCGGGACTGGCGCTGACCTTGTCTGGCATCGCCGGGACCGCGCAGGCCCAGAACCATCCGTTCGGCAGTCACCATCAGCCCTATCACGCGTCGACCTTGAGCGTTTCGGCCGGCACGGCCGCGGCTGACAGCGCGACGGCGGACTTCTATTGGAAGTGGAAGAGCCGCTACGTCGTCGCCGGTTGCCAGGCGGGCGACTACCGCATCAAGGCCAGCACGGGCGACGGCGCCTATGTCGTGTCCGAGGGCCAGGGCTACGGCATGCTGATCACCGTGATGATGGCCGGGCAGGACCCGCAGGCCCAGACGATCTTCGACGGCCTGCACCGCTACAACCTCCGGCATCCCAGCCAGAACAATCCCGACCTGCTGGCCTGGGCGCAGGATGTCAACTGCCGCGACATCCTCGATCACGACTCGGCCACCGATGGCGATCTCGACATCGCCTACGCGTTGCTGCTCGCGCACAAGCAGTGGGGCTCCAACGGTTCCATCAACTACGCGGCCGAAGCCACGCGCGTGCTCAACGCGATCGCGCAGAGCAACATCAACCCGACCACGCGACTGGTCAATCTCGGCGACTGGGCCAGCCTGCTGGAGGAGGATGCTCCGGACTACTACTACGCCACGCGCAGCTCCGACTGGATGCTCGGCCACTTCCGCGGCTTCATCGGCCATGCCAGCACCGACTGGTCGCAGGTGCTGAGCGCGCATCAGACGTTGATCGAGAAGATGCAGACCACCTACGCCAGTTCGACCGGCCTGGTGCCCGACTTCATCATCAACACGCAAACCACGCCTCGCCCCGCGCCCGCCGAATTCCTCGAGGCGCCGTATGACGGCAGCTACTCCTGGAATGCGTGCCGCGTCCCGTGGCGCCTCGGCATCGACGCGGCCATCAGCGGCGACACCCGCTCGCGCAACTCGGCCAGCCTCATCAGCCGTTGGATTCGCGGCAAGACCGGAGGCAGGCCGAACAACATCCGCGCCGGCTACTACCTCAACGGCACCGCGATCGAGTCCTACAACGACATGGTCTTCCTGGCGCCGTTCGCCGTCGCGGCCACCGTGGATTCCGGCGGCCAGGCGTGGCTGGACAGCTTGTGGAATCAGATCGTCTCCACCGCCCCCACCGAGGACTACTACGGCGACACGATCAAGCTGCTGGTCATGCTGAGCGTCTCGCGCAACTGGATGACGCCGTAG
- a CDS encoding SRPBCC family protein, protein MLTKILLGVAVALVAFIGFIATRPSTFKIERSTTVSAPAHVVYALVADFHKVGTWSPFMKPDPTRRDTYAGTPATVGHSVAWASSEKASEGKMTIVSLNPPEQLQLELDFIKPFKATNATVFRFEQAGNGTTVTWVMTGQNGFMNKAFSVFMDMDKLVGADFEAGLATLKNLSEAEAKAAAAQAAANAAPNGAVAGDTAK, encoded by the coding sequence ATGCTCACGAAGATCCTGCTCGGTGTCGCCGTTGCCCTCGTCGCGTTCATCGGCTTCATCGCGACACGTCCGTCCACCTTCAAGATCGAGCGCTCCACCACGGTGAGCGCGCCGGCCCACGTGGTGTACGCGCTCGTGGCCGACTTCCACAAGGTAGGGACCTGGTCGCCCTTCATGAAGCCCGATCCCACCCGGAGGGACACCTACGCTGGCACTCCCGCCACGGTGGGCCACTCGGTCGCCTGGGCCAGCAGTGAGAAGGCCAGCGAGGGCAAGATGACGATCGTCTCGCTCAACCCGCCCGAGCAACTCCAGCTCGAGCTCGATTTCATCAAGCCGTTCAAGGCCACCAACGCAACGGTCTTTCGTTTCGAGCAGGCCGGGAACGGCACCACGGTCACGTGGGTGATGACCGGCCAGAACGGTTTCATGAACAAGGCGTTCTCCGTGTTCATGGACATGGACAAGCTCGTGGGCGCGGACTTCGAGGCGGGGCTCGCCACGTTGAAAAACCTCTCCGAGGCCGAGGCGAAGGCGGCGGCGGCACAGGCCGCGGCGAACGCTGCTCCGAACGGGGCGGTGGCGGGCGACACGGCGAAGTAG
- a CDS encoding ArnT family glycosyltransferase, with translation MSASVRSRLMSPPAWAVLVFLGLATSTWWTHTDLGDSQLYQVISRHMVEDGSWLAPRYVPDVHPRFFEHLPFGFWPFALVIRLFGEPALFPLCVAFSLGTLLLTSNVARRTAGTWAGVSAMLALSIPDGFFTRAGQPFLEPLLLLLATGSAIPLLLGVPRPRDWLWSGVLAALACAVKGPFGLLPLAGAAVARAFVERSFRVLVIGTLVGIAATVPTVLFLVTHPDWWEGYVRHQVLASASGARTDGQLAWYIPFRTVLSRFWPGLPLLMAGGVLALGRPARAFRALLPEGTRDEEGVRRTARVLLLASLFVLTALCIPGRKVWNHSLVAFPLLAMLVGVGVGPWLESRLASPERARAATRGLVVLALVILVASVAGAGRPLFPRRCPLAGALGPASTDVPVGAPVLVVSPSHEWTTVAAFAVERRWSPWRLTELGENLTGESSRARVAFVADGAPVSDPSWSEVGRDGRWRLLRRP, from the coding sequence ATGTCCGCCTCCGTCCGCTCGCGTCTCATGTCTCCCCCGGCATGGGCCGTGCTCGTCTTCCTCGGCCTCGCCACCTCCACGTGGTGGACCCACACCGATCTCGGGGACTCGCAGCTCTACCAGGTCATCTCCCGCCACATGGTGGAGGACGGGAGCTGGCTCGCCCCGCGCTACGTGCCGGACGTCCACCCGCGCTTCTTCGAGCACCTGCCCTTCGGCTTCTGGCCCTTCGCGCTCGTCATCCGCCTCTTCGGCGAGCCCGCCCTCTTCCCACTGTGCGTCGCCTTCTCGCTGGGCACCCTGCTGCTCACCAGCAACGTCGCCCGCCGCACCGCCGGGACGTGGGCCGGGGTCAGCGCCATGCTGGCACTCTCCATCCCCGATGGCTTCTTCACCCGCGCCGGCCAGCCCTTCCTCGAACCTCTCCTGCTGCTGCTCGCCACCGGCTCCGCGATACCGCTGCTGCTCGGCGTTCCCCGTCCGCGCGACTGGCTGTGGAGTGGCGTGCTCGCCGCCCTGGCCTGCGCCGTGAAGGGACCGTTCGGTTTGCTGCCCCTCGCCGGTGCCGCCGTCGCCCGCGCCTTCGTCGAGCGCTCGTTCCGGGTGCTCGTCATCGGCACGCTGGTGGGAATCGCCGCCACCGTGCCCACCGTCCTCTTCCTCGTCACCCACCCGGACTGGTGGGAGGGCTACGTGCGCCACCAGGTACTCGCCTCCGCCTCCGGCGCGCGCACCGACGGGCAGCTCGCCTGGTACATCCCCTTCCGCACCGTCCTCAGTCGCTTCTGGCCCGGACTGCCCCTGCTCATGGCCGGTGGGGTGCTCGCGCTGGGCCGGCCCGCTCGTGCCTTCCGCGCCCTGCTGCCCGAGGGCACCCGGGACGAAGAGGGGGTGCGCCGCACTGCCCGCGTGCTGCTGCTCGCGAGCCTCTTCGTCCTCACCGCGCTCTGCATTCCGGGGCGCAAGGTGTGGAACCATTCGCTCGTCGCCTTCCCGCTGCTGGCCATGCTCGTGGGCGTGGGCGTGGGTCCGTGGTTGGAGTCCCGACTCGCCTCTCCCGAGCGCGCGCGAGCGGCCACCCGGGGACTGGTGGTGCTCGCACTGGTGATACTGGTGGCCTCCGTGGCGGGCGCGGGCCGGCCGCTGTTTCCCCGGCGGTGTCCGCTCGCGGGGGCGCTGGGCCCGGCGAGCACCGACGTGCCGGTCGGTGCGCCCGTGTTGGTGGTGTCCCCGAGCCACGAGTGGACCACCGTGGCCGCGTTCGCCGTCGAGCGGCGCTGGTCTCCCTGGCGCCTCACGGAGCTGGGAGAGAACCTCACCGGAGAGTCGTCCCGGGCCCGCGTGGCCTTCGTCGCCGACGGAGCCCCCGTGAGCGATCCGAGCTGGTCCGAAGTGGGTCGCGACGGTCGCTGGCGGCTGCTGCGTCGGCCGTGA
- a CDS encoding SDR family oxidoreductase, giving the protein MARVAIITGSDSGIGKASAVALAEAGFDVGITWHEDQKGAEDTAAQVRAKGRRAEVRRLDLNQLPEAGGVIDELADALGGLDVFVNNAGTGDSTAFLDLGWEKWRHTLRVDLDGAFVCCQRAARRMVKQGRGGRIISITSVHEHVPLMGSSAYCAAKGGLGLLTKVMAAELGQHQITVNAIAPGEISTPMTDQEDVNPRTVKRPGYPLGRPGDAREVAGLVVFLTTPAAAFITGASLVIDGGLELMAAIGAHGLQNDDWRKV; this is encoded by the coding sequence ATGGCGCGTGTGGCAATCATCACGGGGTCGGACTCGGGCATCGGAAAGGCCTCGGCGGTGGCGCTCGCCGAGGCGGGCTTCGATGTGGGCATCACCTGGCACGAGGACCAGAAGGGCGCCGAGGACACGGCCGCCCAGGTGCGAGCCAAGGGTCGCCGGGCCGAGGTGCGCCGGCTGGACCTGAACCAGCTTCCGGAGGCCGGAGGCGTCATCGACGAGCTGGCCGATGCGCTCGGAGGCCTCGACGTCTTCGTGAACAACGCGGGAACGGGTGACAGTACCGCGTTCCTCGACCTGGGCTGGGAGAAGTGGCGCCATACACTCCGCGTGGACCTCGATGGCGCGTTCGTCTGTTGTCAGCGGGCCGCGAGGCGGATGGTGAAGCAGGGCCGGGGAGGGCGCATCATCTCCATCACCTCGGTCCACGAGCACGTCCCGCTGATGGGCTCCTCGGCGTATTGTGCGGCGAAGGGCGGGCTCGGGCTGCTCACCAAGGTCATGGCCGCCGAGTTGGGGCAGCATCAGATCACCGTCAACGCGATTGCCCCGGGGGAGATCTCCACTCCGATGACGGACCAGGAGGACGTGAACCCGCGCACCGTCAAGCGTCCGGGCTATCCGTTGGGCCGGCCGGGTGACGCACGCGAAGTGGCGGGCCTCGTCGTCTTCCTCACCACCCCGGCGGCGGCCTTCATCACTGGCGCGTCGCTCGTCATCGACGGAGGACTCGAGCTGATGGCGGCGATCGGGGCGCACGGCCTCCAGAACGACGACTGGCGCAAGGTCTGA